The Pseudoalteromonas translucida KMM 520 genome has a window encoding:
- a CDS encoding DUF2971 domain-containing protein, with product MKDQDIIYHYTSVEAFMSIIQSQSLWVSSITEMNDSQEGKLLPPLIRRAIESVHLSAEETIRCMEKYHSKDPLTQHLRVIPNIESNPEFIEGMRDLTKRTLVELILPSLEIVSNMLLPHICCFSKNGDKLSQWRAYGDDGKGVALAFSKIELEKSIKNKSEFPKYINDVIYNKLDQDEYCAKLIKELIEQSIFRSKKVDPVKERFVSSNFFAAPVLFKSEGFSEEDEVRLVYNSNDEMKSKYRTVNGNIISFYEHVFRPSCLKGIILGPKCNLQTDTLDFKRFLGSGYNHLLQSIKKSEVSYK from the coding sequence ATGAAAGATCAAGATATAATTTATCATTACACATCTGTTGAAGCATTTATGAGCATTATACAGAGTCAAAGCTTATGGGTTAGCAGTATTACCGAAATGAATGATAGTCAAGAAGGTAAGCTATTACCCCCTTTAATCCGACGAGCAATAGAAAGTGTTCATCTAAGCGCTGAAGAAACTATTAGATGTATGGAAAAGTACCATTCAAAAGATCCTTTAACACAGCACCTTAGGGTGATCCCTAACATCGAATCTAACCCTGAATTTATTGAAGGTATGAGAGACTTAACAAAACGAACTCTTGTTGAGTTAATATTACCTTCTTTAGAAATTGTTTCTAATATGCTTCTACCACACATATGTTGCTTCTCTAAAAACGGAGATAAATTAAGTCAATGGAGAGCTTATGGGGACGATGGTAAAGGTGTTGCTCTAGCCTTTTCCAAAATAGAGCTTGAAAAGTCGATCAAAAATAAAAGTGAGTTTCCTAAATATATTAATGATGTTATTTACAACAAGCTAGATCAGGATGAATATTGTGCTAAATTAATTAAAGAATTAATTGAGCAGAGTATTTTCAGATCTAAAAAAGTAGATCCTGTGAAAGAGAGGTTTGTAAGTAGTAATTTCTTTGCTGCACCAGTGCTCTTCAAAAGTGAAGGATTTAGCGAAGAGGATGAGGTCAGACTCGTTTATAACTCTAATGATGAGATGAAATCAAAATACAGAACAGTAAATGGAAATATAATTTCTTTTTATGAGCATGTGTTTAGACCATCATGCTTAAAAGGTATTATTTTAGGCCCAAAATGTAATTTGCAAACCGATACTCTAGATTTTAAAAGGTTTTTAGGCAGTGGGTATAATCACTTATTACAATCCATAAAAAAATCGGAAGTTTCTTACAAGTAA
- a CDS encoding YeeE/YedE family protein: MVTEFTPVSAAIGGALIGIACTLLLVLYGKIAGISGIVKSVFAKVNSGSRWQLYFILGLLLAGVAVRVFAPSLLEGELQLPPWLIIVAGLLVGVGTTLANGCTSGHGVCGMSRFSTRSWVATCTFMLVAIITANLVG; the protein is encoded by the coding sequence ATGGTAACAGAATTCACCCCAGTATCGGCTGCTATAGGCGGTGCATTAATAGGTATAGCGTGTACGTTATTACTGGTTTTGTACGGAAAAATTGCAGGCATATCGGGTATTGTTAAGTCTGTATTTGCTAAAGTAAATTCGGGTTCTCGTTGGCAGCTATACTTTATTTTAGGGTTGTTGTTGGCGGGTGTAGCTGTAAGGGTATTTGCGCCTTCTTTATTAGAGGGCGAATTACAGTTGCCGCCTTGGCTTATTATTGTTGCAGGGCTTTTAGTTGGCGTAGGTACAACTTTAGCTAATGGATGCACAAGTGGCCATGGCGTGTGTGGCATGTCGCGCTTTTCTACCCGCTCTTGGGTTGCAACATGTACATTTATGCTCGTCGCCATTATTACAGCAAACCTGGTAGGATAA
- a CDS encoding DUF6691 family protein, producing the protein MKAIIMVVIGFIFGLGLIISGMTNPAKVINFLTYGNQWDASLIIVMAVAMLIMMLTWLWVAKKEKPLLSRSFNLSDLKKVDTRLITGSILFGLGWGLSGICPGPGLVQLVSLKMEFLLFFAAVLGGMWLTKKLT; encoded by the coding sequence ATGAAAGCAATTATTATGGTTGTTATAGGCTTTATATTTGGCTTAGGGCTTATTATTAGCGGTATGACAAACCCCGCTAAAGTAATTAACTTTCTTACCTATGGAAACCAATGGGACGCAAGTTTAATTATAGTGATGGCTGTTGCCATGCTAATAATGATGCTTACGTGGTTATGGGTTGCAAAAAAAGAGAAGCCGCTCCTTTCAAGATCATTTAACTTAAGTGATTTAAAAAAAGTTGATACGCGCTTAATTACTGGCTCAATACTCTTTGGTTTAGGCTGGGGTTTAAGTGGCATATGCCCAGGCCCTGGCTTGGTTCAATTAGTGTCTCTTAAAATGGAATTTTTGTTGTTTTTTGCGGCCGTGCTAGGCGGTATGTGGCTCACCAAAAAGCTTACTTAA
- the zigA gene encoding zinc metallochaperone GTPase ZigA: MINKLPVTVLSGFLGAGKTTVLSHILNNRQSKKVAVIVNDMSDINIDADTIKSGVSLNHSDEKLVEMSNGCICCTLREDLLVEVGKLAKEGRFDYLVIESTGISEPLPVAETFTFADDNGISLGDVATLDTMVTVVDAVNFLNDYEQANDLQDTGESLGEDDERSVADLLVDQVEFADVILISKTDLITNDELNRLTAILNTLNTQAKIIPISNGNININEVLNTGLFNFERAQQAPGWLKEMRGEHIPETEEYGISSFNYTARRPFDPEKFYNFLHSTEQFGKLIRSKGYFWLATRPLFCGQWSQAGGIAHYEFAGMFFKAIPQKEWPTEPELLADINNKWVEPFGDMRQELVFIGQSLNQQAMIKALDDCLLSEDAVLKGKDFWRTYNDPFPIWEEE, translated from the coding sequence ATGATAAATAAACTGCCCGTCACCGTGTTATCTGGTTTTTTAGGCGCTGGTAAAACAACCGTGCTCAGCCATATTCTTAATAATCGCCAAAGTAAAAAAGTCGCCGTTATAGTTAATGATATGAGCGATATAAATATTGATGCCGATACCATTAAAAGTGGTGTGTCGCTAAATCACAGCGACGAAAAACTCGTTGAAATGAGTAATGGCTGCATTTGCTGCACTCTACGAGAGGATTTACTTGTTGAAGTTGGCAAACTTGCAAAAGAAGGTCGCTTTGATTACCTCGTCATTGAATCAACGGGTATATCTGAGCCACTCCCGGTTGCCGAAACATTTACCTTTGCTGATGATAACGGTATTTCACTTGGTGATGTTGCAACCCTTGATACGATGGTAACGGTAGTTGATGCGGTTAACTTTTTAAATGATTACGAACAAGCAAACGATTTACAAGATACTGGCGAATCGTTAGGAGAAGACGACGAGCGCAGTGTCGCTGACTTACTTGTTGATCAGGTTGAATTTGCCGATGTTATTTTAATTAGTAAAACTGATTTAATTACAAACGATGAATTAAATCGACTTACTGCCATTTTAAATACGCTTAACACTCAAGCCAAAATTATTCCTATTTCAAACGGCAATATTAATATTAATGAAGTACTCAACACCGGCCTGTTTAATTTTGAGCGAGCCCAACAAGCTCCGGGCTGGCTTAAAGAAATGCGCGGTGAGCATATTCCCGAGACCGAAGAGTATGGTATTAGCAGCTTTAATTACACTGCGCGCCGCCCATTTGATCCTGAAAAGTTTTATAACTTTCTTCATAGCACCGAACAATTTGGCAAGCTTATTCGCTCAAAAGGTTACTTTTGGCTGGCTACTCGGCCTTTATTTTGCGGGCAATGGAGCCAAGCAGGCGGTATTGCTCACTACGAATTTGCTGGCATGTTTTTTAAAGCCATCCCTCAAAAAGAGTGGCCTACAGAGCCCGAGCTGCTTGCTGACATAAATAATAAATGGGTAGAACCCTTTGGCGATATGCGTCAAGAGCTGGTGTTTATTGGTCAATCTTTAAATCAACAAGCGATGATTAAAGCGCTTGATGACTGCTTATTATCAGAAGATGCCGTACTTAAGGGTAAGGACTTTTGGAGAACCTATAACGACCCGTTTCCTATTTGGGAGGAAGAATAA
- a CDS encoding DUF1826 domain-containing protein, giving the protein MNALAPLTHSTPATMQLLRKAAKSTNANVLPQIYNEDTNIVIWQRSTAEKLTKAVNILIAISALKPLELAVSPNDAFEQLIKALKPEDNNSDEVNTLCEDIALLVEMFCCLCDLKRAGLRLKVLDKPMCPRFHVDKIPCRLVTTYHGVATQWLNHSDVNRSKLGAGNLGKPDEESGLFKSLSNINQLQQGDVALLKGEYWDDNEGAGLVHRSPPVAANEQRLLLTLDFI; this is encoded by the coding sequence ATGAACGCACTTGCCCCTTTAACTCACTCTACACCAGCTACAATGCAGCTATTGCGTAAAGCGGCTAAAAGCACTAATGCTAATGTACTTCCGCAAATTTATAACGAAGATACCAATATTGTTATTTGGCAAAGAAGCACAGCCGAAAAACTAACAAAAGCAGTTAATATACTCATTGCCATCAGCGCGTTAAAACCATTAGAACTTGCTGTATCGCCCAATGATGCTTTTGAGCAGTTAATAAAGGCGCTTAAGCCAGAAGATAATAATAGTGATGAGGTTAATACTCTTTGTGAAGACATTGCCTTACTTGTTGAAATGTTTTGCTGCCTGTGTGATTTAAAGCGCGCAGGTTTAAGACTAAAAGTATTAGATAAACCCATGTGCCCGCGTTTTCATGTAGACAAAATTCCGTGCCGATTAGTTACAACCTATCACGGTGTTGCTACGCAGTGGTTAAATCACAGCGATGTAAACCGCTCAAAACTCGGTGCGGGTAATTTAGGTAAACCAGATGAAGAGTCTGGCTTATTTAAAAGCTTAAGTAATATTAACCAGCTACAGCAAGGTGATGTTGCCCTGCTTAAAGGAGAGTACTGGGATGACAACGAAGGTGCAGGTTTGGTGCATCGCTCACCACCGGTAGCTGCAAACGAGCAACGCTTATTACTCACCCTAGATTTTATTTAA
- a CDS encoding acetyl-CoA hydrolase/transferase family protein yields the protein MQLERIRNSNLHQKVMSAEQASQFIKDGMTVGMSGFTRAGEAKAVPRALVKRVKNNPIKINLMTGASLGNDLDKLLTEAGVLARRMPFQVDSTLRKAINNGEVMFIDQHLSETVEQLRNHQLTMPDVAVIEAVAITEEGHIVPTTSVGNSASFAIFAKEVIIEINMLHSPELEGLHDIYIPSYRPVRQPIPLTKVDDRIGSTAIPIDPAKIVGIVFTNQSDSFSTVTDPDVDTAAIASHLVSFFKEEVAQKRMAENLGPLQAGIGNIANAVMMGLLDSDFEDLTMYSEVLQDSTFDLIDAGKLKFASGSSIVLSERCNAKVFNNLSEYKDKLVLRPQEVSNHPEIVRRLGIVAINTALEFDMYGNVNSTHVCGTRMMNGIGGSGDFARNAHLAIFVTKSIAKDGAISSVVPMVSHVDHNEHDVDILVTEQGLADLRGLAPRERAVQVIKHCVHPDYRDAMLDYYERACKRGGHTPHLLEEAFSWHIRLEEQGSMKKA from the coding sequence ATGCAGTTAGAACGTATCCGCAATAGCAATCTGCACCAAAAAGTAATGTCAGCAGAACAAGCTAGCCAATTTATTAAAGATGGAATGACAGTAGGCATGAGTGGCTTTACTCGTGCCGGTGAAGCTAAAGCCGTGCCAAGAGCACTGGTTAAGCGCGTTAAAAATAATCCAATTAAAATAAACCTAATGACCGGTGCGTCGTTAGGTAATGATTTAGATAAACTACTTACAGAAGCGGGTGTGCTAGCCCGCCGTATGCCTTTTCAAGTAGATAGCACATTACGTAAAGCGATTAATAACGGCGAAGTAATGTTTATTGATCAGCATTTATCAGAAACCGTTGAGCAGTTGCGCAATCACCAATTAACTATGCCTGATGTGGCGGTTATTGAAGCGGTAGCCATTACCGAAGAAGGCCATATTGTGCCTACTACTTCGGTAGGAAACTCTGCAAGTTTTGCTATTTTTGCTAAAGAAGTGATTATTGAAATAAATATGTTGCACAGCCCTGAACTTGAAGGCTTGCATGACATATATATACCTTCGTATCGCCCTGTGCGCCAACCTATTCCTTTAACTAAAGTAGATGATCGTATTGGTAGCACGGCTATTCCAATTGACCCTGCTAAAATTGTTGGCATTGTTTTTACTAATCAGAGCGATTCGTTTTCAACCGTTACCGACCCTGACGTAGATACAGCGGCTATTGCCAGCCACTTAGTGAGCTTTTTTAAAGAAGAAGTAGCACAAAAGCGTATGGCAGAAAACTTAGGGCCATTACAAGCTGGCATTGGTAATATTGCTAACGCGGTAATGATGGGATTGTTAGATTCTGATTTTGAAGATTTAACAATGTACTCAGAAGTACTACAAGATTCGACCTTTGATTTAATTGATGCCGGTAAACTTAAATTTGCTTCAGGCAGTTCAATTGTATTATCAGAGCGTTGTAACGCAAAAGTATTTAATAACCTATCAGAATATAAAGATAAGTTAGTGTTACGTCCGCAAGAAGTATCGAATCATCCTGAAATAGTACGTCGTTTAGGCATAGTGGCAATTAATACTGCGCTTGAGTTTGATATGTACGGTAACGTAAACTCAACCCACGTTTGTGGTACTCGCATGATGAATGGTATTGGAGGCTCGGGTGACTTTGCACGTAATGCGCATTTAGCGATATTTGTTACTAAGTCGATAGCTAAAGATGGCGCTATTTCGAGTGTAGTGCCTATGGTAAGCCACGTTGATCATAACGAACATGACGTTGATATATTAGTAACCGAGCAAGGCTTAGCAGATTTACGCGGCTTAGCGCCACGTGAACGTGCTGTACAAGTTATTAAGCACTGTGTGCACCCAGATTACCGTGACGCCATGCTAGATTACTATGAGCGCGCTTGTAAGCGAGGCGGACATACACCTCATTTACTAGAGGAAGCGTTTAGCTGGCATATTCGCCTTGAAGAGCAAGGCAGTATGAAAAAAGCCTAA
- a CDS encoding zinc ribbon domain-containing protein translates to MALVKCKECGEEVSNKAKSCPKCGAKASKKTSLLTWLVLILIILGVYVSGQSTDRATKPSTKVSSSDKGETIKSEKVQKAAPPKPVWVTSVSKDEMTGKFTAFAHSPRAYPSKKMGFPYHDVYSYMGVGCSAGKEWVYLGFNDSPNLSKDTTKSGYNLIKTRIKWNDNVEDISLTQDWGAKFLHFNDDSIVISKIETSNTALVELQWHGEQATYFKYSLSGSSKAISEIRGKCSKNK, encoded by the coding sequence ATGGCATTAGTTAAATGTAAAGAGTGCGGTGAAGAGGTTAGTAATAAAGCTAAATCTTGCCCCAAGTGCGGTGCAAAAGCTTCTAAGAAAACATCGTTACTCACATGGCTTGTTCTAATCCTAATAATTCTAGGAGTTTATGTATCAGGTCAATCAACAGATAGGGCAACTAAACCATCTACAAAAGTAAGCAGTTCAGATAAAGGTGAGACTATAAAATCCGAAAAAGTACAAAAAGCTGCACCACCAAAGCCAGTTTGGGTTACGTCAGTTTCAAAAGATGAGATGACAGGTAAATTCACTGCTTTTGCTCATTCCCCTAGAGCTTATCCCTCGAAAAAAATGGGGTTTCCATACCATGATGTTTATAGTTATATGGGCGTGGGCTGTAGTGCAGGTAAAGAATGGGTGTATTTAGGCTTTAATGATTCCCCAAATTTATCAAAAGATACTACAAAAAGTGGTTACAACTTAATTAAAACACGTATTAAGTGGAACGATAATGTTGAGGACATTTCACTTACCCAAGATTGGGGTGCAAAATTTTTACATTTTAATGATGATTCGATAGTAATTTCAAAAATAGAAACTTCTAATACAGCGCTTGTTGAACTTCAATGGCATGGTGAGCAAGCGACATATTTCAAATATTCTCTTAGTGGTTCATCAAAAGCGATCTCTGAAATTAGAGGGAAGTGTTCTAAAAATAAATAA
- the istB gene encoding IS21-like element helper ATPase IstB gives MDNFTASLPLMLKQLKLSTMLQQWNTLGKKAIEEQWSPQQYLSELCHVELATRDDKRLQRLLKDAKLPVGKHLSSFDFTLVDGVSKPLVADLINQPDWLKYGGNILLFGASGLGKTHIASSIGYGLIEQGHKVKFVAASTIVQQLQQAKRHLRLQDELVKLDKYSLLIVDDVGYVRKTEQETSVLFELIAHRYERHSMIITSNKSFEQWDELFEDSTMTVAAIDRLVHHATIIHCEGDSYRRKTALNKSK, from the coding sequence ATGGATAACTTCACGGCCTCGTTACCTTTAATGCTGAAACAATTAAAGCTTAGCACCATGCTTCAACAGTGGAATACTCTGGGCAAAAAAGCGATAGAAGAACAATGGAGCCCGCAGCAATACTTGTCTGAGCTGTGTCATGTTGAACTTGCGACACGCGATGACAAACGCCTTCAGCGGCTTTTAAAAGATGCAAAATTGCCAGTGGGTAAACACCTTAGCAGCTTCGACTTTACCCTTGTTGATGGGGTTAGTAAGCCCCTTGTTGCTGATTTAATAAATCAGCCGGATTGGTTGAAGTACGGTGGCAATATATTGCTATTTGGCGCCAGTGGTCTTGGTAAAACGCATATCGCCAGTAGTATCGGTTATGGCCTTATCGAGCAGGGCCATAAAGTTAAGTTTGTTGCCGCGTCAACGATTGTTCAACAACTCCAGCAAGCAAAGCGACATTTACGCTTGCAAGATGAACTTGTAAAGCTCGATAAATACAGCTTATTAATCGTTGATGACGTTGGTTACGTTCGAAAAACGGAACAGGAAACGAGCGTGCTGTTTGAATTGATAGCCCATCGCTATGAGCGACACAGCATGATCATCACATCAAACAAATCATTTGAGCAATGGGATGAACTATTTGAAGATTCAACAATGACTGTCGCGGCGATCGATCGTTTGGTTCATCATGCCACGATTATTCATTGCGAAGGTGACAGTTACCGGCGCAAAACAGCGCTCAATAAGAGTAAATAA
- a CDS encoding antitoxin Xre/MbcA/ParS toxin-binding domain-containing protein, with protein MSDIGTKPSFGSNSSLSKNEFTRPSASRSNSNISWIVEVLLLNITFSGFEVSMPSDIQPSANNKFVDILSNGKVNLSSNPLDEIELIQRGLDIKSVEKFRLELDWDIQSFAKAIGTNTRIFERHKKEHKRLNATLSENTFELAHLASTCIDYFENIERWNKWLNTCSLQFSSKTPLTFVNTIAGRRLIRNVVNSLKHGYNA; from the coding sequence ATGTCTGATATTGGCACAAAGCCGTCCTTTGGCTCTAACTCATCTTTGTCCAAAAATGAGTTTACCCGACCATCTGCTTCTCGCTCTAACTCGAATATCAGCTGGATAGTAGAGGTGCTATTATTAAATATAACCTTTTCTGGCTTTGAGGTATCTATGCCTAGCGATATTCAACCTAGTGCTAATAATAAATTTGTAGATATACTTAGCAATGGAAAAGTTAATTTAAGCTCAAACCCTTTAGATGAAATTGAATTAATTCAGCGTGGTTTAGATATAAAAAGTGTTGAGAAATTTAGGCTTGAGTTAGATTGGGATATTCAATCCTTTGCTAAAGCAATTGGTACAAATACTAGAATTTTCGAACGTCATAAAAAAGAGCATAAACGTTTAAATGCAACTTTGAGCGAAAATACCTTTGAGTTGGCTCATTTAGCATCAACTTGTATTGATTACTTTGAAAATATTGAACGATGGAATAAATGGCTAAATACATGCTCCTTACAATTTAGCTCTAAAACACCTTTAACATTTGTAAATACAATTGCGGGTAGAAGGTTAATTAGGAACGTTGTTAATAGCCTTAAACACGGTTATAACGCTTAA
- the cas6f gene encoding type I-F CRISPR-associated endoribonuclease Cas6/Csy4: protein MKRYYFTITYLPQSCDVSLLAGRCIGILHGFMSSREISNIGVCFPKWNEQTIGNELAFVSTNKKQLTNLSQQSYFEMMAHDKLFGLSKILEVPVNQSEVMFVRNQSVAKAFVGEKQRRLKRAKKRAEARGEVYNPEYKFEAKDIGHFHSIPVSSKGNGQSYVLHIQKNENAESIKNQFNNYGFATNQIFLGTVPSLNTLL, encoded by the coding sequence TTGAAGCGCTATTATTTTACCATTACTTATTTACCCCAAAGTTGTGATGTAAGCCTTCTTGCTGGGCGTTGTATCGGTATTTTGCATGGGTTTATGAGCTCACGTGAAATAAGTAATATTGGTGTGTGCTTTCCTAAATGGAATGAGCAAACAATAGGTAATGAATTAGCGTTTGTATCAACAAATAAAAAGCAATTAACCAATCTATCTCAGCAAAGCTATTTTGAGATGATGGCTCATGACAAGTTATTTGGCTTATCAAAAATACTTGAAGTACCAGTAAACCAAAGCGAAGTCATGTTTGTTCGCAACCAATCGGTAGCAAAAGCATTTGTTGGCGAAAAGCAAAGGCGATTAAAGCGAGCTAAAAAACGAGCTGAAGCCAGAGGCGAAGTTTACAACCCTGAATATAAATTTGAGGCAAAGGACATAGGCCATTTTCATTCAATACCCGTATCAAGCAAAGGCAATGGTCAAAGTTATGTTTTGCATATACAAAAAAATGAAAATGCTGAATCCATAAAAAATCAGTTTAACAATTATGGCTTTGCTACAAATCAAATATTTCTAGGTACGGTTCCTTCTTTAAATACCCTTTTATAA
- the csy3 gene encoding type I-F CRISPR-associated protein Csy3 yields MQLPRHLSYTRSLSPSKAVFFYKTPESDFEPLQIEQNKLVGQKSGFGDAYQKQNVAKNLAPQDLAFGNPQTIDVCYVPPTVNELFCRFSLRVEANCIEPHVCDDPKVIYWLKRFFETYKKHNGLNEVATRYAKNILMGNWLWRNRQSPNVDIEILTEHAAPIVVEGAQKLKWQGNWQNNQTALLTLSESIQEGLSNPQNYCYLDITAKIKNAFSQEVHPSQKFVDNVEQGMSSKQLAYTQVGDKKAASLNSQKVGAAIQTIDDWYEEGYKPLRTHEYGADKQILVAHRTPKSHSDFYSLLPRIALHIKHMEKHGLEQSEQSNSIHFIAAVLIKGGLFQRSKG; encoded by the coding sequence ATGCAATTACCTCGGCACTTAAGTTACACGCGTTCGCTCTCACCCAGTAAAGCGGTGTTTTTTTATAAAACACCAGAGTCTGACTTTGAACCGCTACAAATAGAGCAAAATAAATTAGTTGGGCAGAAGTCAGGGTTTGGCGATGCGTATCAAAAGCAAAATGTGGCTAAAAATTTAGCGCCACAAGATCTCGCGTTTGGAAACCCTCAAACAATTGATGTGTGTTATGTACCTCCAACGGTAAATGAGCTATTTTGTCGTTTTTCACTCAGGGTTGAGGCTAATTGTATTGAGCCACATGTATGTGATGACCCTAAAGTTATTTATTGGTTAAAACGGTTTTTCGAAACCTATAAAAAACACAATGGCCTTAATGAAGTTGCAACGCGCTATGCTAAAAATATACTGATGGGCAACTGGCTTTGGCGTAACCGCCAATCACCAAATGTTGATATTGAAATCCTTACTGAGCACGCAGCCCCGATTGTTGTTGAAGGTGCACAAAAACTAAAATGGCAAGGCAACTGGCAAAATAATCAAACGGCATTATTAACGTTGTCAGAATCTATTCAAGAAGGGCTAAGCAATCCTCAAAATTATTGTTATTTAGATATAACCGCAAAAATTAAAAATGCATTTAGCCAAGAGGTTCATCCTAGTCAAAAGTTTGTAGATAATGTTGAACAAGGTATGTCATCTAAACAACTTGCATATACTCAAGTAGGCGATAAAAAAGCAGCAAGTTTGAATTCACAAAAAGTAGGGGCTGCTATCCAAACTATTGATGATTGGTATGAGGAAGGTTACAAACCTTTACGCACTCACGAGTATGGCGCAGATAAGCAAATATTAGTTGCACACAGAACACCTAAGAGCCATTCAGACTTTTATTCATTACTCCCGCGCATTGCTTTGCATATTAAACACATGGAAAAGCATGGTTTAGAGCAAAGTGAACAATCAAACTCAATTCACTTTATTGCGGCAGTGCTGATCAAAGGTGGCTTGTTTCAAAGGAGTAAAGGTTGA